In Tsukamurella tyrosinosolvens, the genomic window AGCAATTCCTGCAGACCGGGAAACCCGGCGCCTCGCCGTGGCTCGGGCTCGACGTGGACACCTACGGCGGCGACTGGGTGCGGGCGGCGAAGGCGACCATCCCCGGACTCACCGCGATCTCGCCGGTGCAGGGCGACCCGCAGGACGGCGGTGTCGGGGATGTGGACTTCGTGCGGTTCACGACGGCTGCGCTGATCCGGCACGCGCACGACCTCCGACTGAAGGTCGTCCCGTGGACCGTCAACGATCCCGCGACGATGCGCGCGCTGCTGCGCGACGGCGTGGACGGGCTCATCACCGATTACCCGGATCGTGCGCGGGCGGTGTTCGGGGAGCTGGGGATCGCGCAGCCCGCCTCGTCGTAGGGCTGACCAGCACTTTCGGTGCGTGTCGGCGACGACACGCCGCTCATGGACCGCAGGATTCCACCGAGGCTGCCGTGCGCGGCCGCCCGGTCCGGCGCGGGTGGCTTCCGGCATGAATCAACATTCACGTGTGCAACACACGACTCAGTAGTGTAGTTTTCCACCGATAGACTCATTTGTCACGGAGGGCAACATGCGTGTCTCTGGTTTCTTCCGCTCGATCGTTTCGCTGACGGCCGCTGTCGCGGTCGCCGCCACCCTGGCGACGGGGCCGGCGGGGGCGGCACCGTCGACCACGACGTCGACGACGTCCCTGACCAACCAGGCGATCGACCGCCAGGCCGCGGGCGACACCGCGGGCGCGCAGGCCGCCATCAATCAGATGCCGATCGACCAGGCGCAGAAGGTCGTGGCGCTGATGACGAACGTCAACAAGGCGCTGACCTTCCCGCTCACCGACCAGGTGCCCGGCGGCGTCGCGCCCGGCACCGCGATCGTCATCCTCGGCTTCGGACTGGAGGACAACGGCGCCATGCGGCCGATCCTCGTCGAGCGGCTGACCAAGGGCCTCGCGGTCGCGCAGGCGTACCCGGCATTCCCGATCGTCGTCACCGGTGGCGCACCGAAGGCCGGCAAGACCGAGGCCGCGGCGATGAAGGAGTGGCTGCTGGCGCAGGGCGTCTCCGGCACGCGGATCTACACCGAGGAGAAGGCGGGCTCCACCCAGGGCAACGCCATCAACACCGCGGTCCTCATGCAGCAGAACGGCTTCGGCAACGGCGCGGTGCTCGTCACCTCCGCCGACCACACCCGCCGCTCGGTCGCCGACTTCCTCGTCGCCGGCATCACCCTGCAGGCCGTCGTCGCCTCCGACGCCAAGATCCAGTCCGGACCCATGTCCGCCAGCGGCGTGGCCGGCGTCTACCGGGACGCGCGGGGCGTCGCCAAGATCTAGGTCGACGGTGCTGTGGGCGGGTTCGTCACCCGCCCACGGTAATCGGATCGTGGCCGGACGAATGCGGTCGCAATCCGATGTCGCGCGAACCCTGGAAACTTGTCGGCCGGATGTGCCACCGTATCTCCCATGACCGCGTACGACGCCCCGCTGGGCGCACCCGTGTGGATCGACCTGATGACCGCCGATGTCGATGCGGCGGTGGCGTTCTACGGCGCCGTCTTCGGGTGGGAGGCCGACCCGCCCAACGAGGACTTCGGCGGGTACCGGAACTTCCGGGCGAACGGGAATCTCGTGGCCGGAGTGATGTCGCCGCCGGACGGCGGCGGGGGCCCCGGCGACGTCTGGTCGACCTATCTGCGGGTCGCCGACGCGAAGGAGTCGCTCCGCGCGGCCACCGACGCCGGCGCCTCGGTCGTGGTTCCCGTCGTCCCGGTCGGCGATCTGGGGCGTTTCGCGTTCGTCATCGATCCGGTCGGCGCCGCGATCGGACTCTGGGAGCCGGGGAAGCACGAGGGCTTCGTCGAGCGCGGCGTACCCGGCACCCCGTACTGGTTCGACTGCATGAGCCGCAGCTACGACGCGACCAAGGCCTTCTACCGCACCGTCTTCGACTGGCAGCTCGACGAGATCGGCAGCGGGGGACAGGACGGCTCCTTCGGCCCCGACCGGTACAGCCAGGTGCTCGCCGGCACGGACGCGCAGCGCGATGCCGTCGCCGGGATCATGGACGCCGCGCCGCTGTTCGACTCCGGGGTGTTCGGCGAGGGAACCCCCTCGTTCTGGCAGGTCTACCTCACCGTCGAAGACACGGCGGCGGCGGAGCAGCGCATCGTCGCCGCGGGCGGGGAGATCCTGCGCGCCGCGGAGGTGACGCCCTGGGCCACGATGGGCTCGGCGAAGGATCCCGGCGGCGCGGTGTTCCTCTACGCCACCCCGCCCGAGGGGCGGTAGTCCGCACACGGGGCACGTTCAGGCGAACGCAACCGGATCGCAAGGTCGACGGGGCTACGCTCGCCGCATGACGTACAACCAGGGCGGATACCAGCCGGGCGGCCCCTACCCGCAGGGCGGCGGCCGGCCTTCGCCGTACCCGGGGCAGCCCCCGCAGAACGCGCCGTACGGCGGTGCGCCCCAGCAGCACCCCGCACCGTCCCACCAGGGCGGGCCCTGGGGCACGCCGCAGCCCGGCTACGGGCAGCCGGTGCCGCAGTACGCCCAGCCGGGACGCCCCCAGTTCGGTCAGCAGCAGTTCGGCGGGCCGGGGCCCTACGCCGGGCAGCAGGGTCCCTACGGTCAGCCCGGTCCGACGGGGCCGGGCGGCTCGGCCCCGTCGGGCCCGCGCGGTGGGATCGGCGCGATCCTGCAGTTCCTCATCGCCGGCGCCGGTGTCCTCGTGATCCTCGGCGCGTTCCTGCCGTGGGCCACGGCGTCCGCGACGATCGGCGGTTCGTCGATCACCAACTCGGCGTCGGGCATCGACGGCAGCGACGGATGGATCACGCTGGTCGTGGCGCTGATCGCCGCCGGCGTCGCGGTGGCCGCCGCGGTCGTCCCCGCCTCGGGCGTGCCGCTGCGGTTGATCTCCGGGATCACGGCCACCGTCGCGGGCCTCGTGATCACCGGCCTCGCCGGCTACGACCTCGCCAACGTCGTGAAGCTGACGTCGACGTACTCGTCGATGGTCGACGTCTCCGCCGGGATCGGGCTCTACCTGACCCTGCTCGCCGGCATCGCGGTGCTGGGCCTCGGGATCGCAGCGCTCGTCTCCGCGCTGACGAAGCGCTAGCGGCGGCGCACGCTCTCCTCGACGAGGTCGAGGACGGCTTCGAGGCCCGCGGTCGGGCGACCCGAGGCGAGGTGCGTGACCAGGCCGTCGAGCACGAGGTCGAGGTAGCCGAGGATCACGTCGGTCGGCAGGTCGTCGCGCAGCCGGCCGCGCTGCTTCTGCCGCTCGAGGCGGCGCAGCGTGGCGTCGGTGAGTTCGGCGCTGCGCTCGGTCCATTCGGCGCGGAAGTCGCCGTCGTTCTTGAGCCGCCGCGCGATCTCCAAGCGGGTCCCGAGCCAGTCGAAGCGCTCGGGGTGGCTGAGCATGTCGCGCATGACCTGGACGAGGCCCTGCTCGGCGGCGATGTCGGCCATCCGCTCCGCGTCCTCGCGGGCCAGCGCGAGGAACAGCGCGTCCTTGTCGCGGAAGTGGTGGAAGATCGCCCCGCGGGACAGGTCGGTCGCGGCCTCGAGTCGCCGGACGGTGGCCCCGTCGTAGCCGTACTCGGCGAAACAGGTCCGGGCACCGTCGAGGATCTGGCGGCGCCGCGCGGCGAGGTGATCGTCGCTCACCTTGGGCATGTCGATGCTCCTGATCGAACGGGGACGGTTACTCGATGTCGGCTACGCGAACGGCGGGCCCGGCCGCTGGGGCCGGACCCGCCGTCACTGGTCGAGACTGCAGCTACTAGCTCTTGACCATGTTCCGCAGCACGTACTGCAGGATGCCGCCGTTGCGGTAGTAGTCGGCTTCACCGGGGGTGTCGATGCGGACGTCCGCGTCGAACTCCACCTTCGTGCCGTCCGTCTTCGTGGCGGTCACGTGCACCGTCTTCGGCGTCACGCCGTTGTTCAGCTCCGTGATACCCGCGATGTCGAAGGTCTCGGTGCCGTCGAGGCCCAGGGACTTCCACGACTCGCCCTTCGGGAACTGCAGCGGGACAACGCCCATGCCGATCAGGTTCGACCGGTGGATGCGCTCGAAGGACTCGACGATGACGGCCTTGACGCCCAGGAGGCTGGTGCCCTTGGCCGCCCAGTCGCGCGACGAACCGGAGCCGTACTCCTTGCCGCCCAGGACGACCAGCGGGGTGCCGGCGGCCTGGTAATTCATGCACGCGTCGTAGATGAACGACTGCGGGCCGCCCTCCTGCGTGAAGTCACGGGTGTAGCCACCCTGCGTGCCCTCGAGCCCGATGGTGTCGAGCACACGGTTCTGCAGGCGGATGTTCGCGAACGTGCCGCGGATCATCACCTCGTGGTTACCGCGCCGCGAACCCAGCGAGTTGTAGTCCTTGCGGGCCACGCCGTGCGCGTCGAGGTACTGCGCCGCCGGGGTGCCGGGCTTGATCGGGCCGGCGGG contains:
- a CDS encoding YdcF family protein; the encoded protein is MRVSGFFRSIVSLTAAVAVAATLATGPAGAAPSTTTSTTSLTNQAIDRQAAGDTAGAQAAINQMPIDQAQKVVALMTNVNKALTFPLTDQVPGGVAPGTAIVILGFGLEDNGAMRPILVERLTKGLAVAQAYPAFPIVVTGGAPKAGKTEAAAMKEWLLAQGVSGTRIYTEEKAGSTQGNAINTAVLMQQNGFGNGAVLVTSADHTRRSVADFLVAGITLQAVVASDAKIQSGPMSASGVAGVYRDARGVAKI
- a CDS encoding VOC family protein → MTAYDAPLGAPVWIDLMTADVDAAVAFYGAVFGWEADPPNEDFGGYRNFRANGNLVAGVMSPPDGGGGPGDVWSTYLRVADAKESLRAATDAGASVVVPVVPVGDLGRFAFVIDPVGAAIGLWEPGKHEGFVERGVPGTPYWFDCMSRSYDATKAFYRTVFDWQLDEIGSGGQDGSFGPDRYSQVLAGTDAQRDAVAGIMDAAPLFDSGVFGEGTPSFWQVYLTVEDTAAAEQRIVAAGGEILRAAEVTPWATMGSAKDPGGAVFLYATPPEGR
- a CDS encoding proline-rich domain-containing protein — encoded protein: MTYNQGGYQPGGPYPQGGGRPSPYPGQPPQNAPYGGAPQQHPAPSHQGGPWGTPQPGYGQPVPQYAQPGRPQFGQQQFGGPGPYAGQQGPYGQPGPTGPGGSAPSGPRGGIGAILQFLIAGAGVLVILGAFLPWATASATIGGSSITNSASGIDGSDGWITLVVALIAAGVAVAAAVVPASGVPLRLISGITATVAGLVITGLAGYDLANVVKLTSTYSSMVDVSAGIGLYLTLLAGIAVLGLGIAALVSALTKR
- a CDS encoding TetR/AcrR family transcriptional regulator, yielding MPKVSDDHLAARRRQILDGARTCFAEYGYDGATVRRLEAATDLSRGAIFHHFRDKDALFLALAREDAERMADIAAEQGLVQVMRDMLSHPERFDWLGTRLEIARRLKNDGDFRAEWTERSAELTDATLRRLERQKQRGRLRDDLPTDVILGYLDLVLDGLVTHLASGRPTAGLEAVLDLVEESVRRR